A stretch of DNA from Aciduliprofundum sp. MAR08-339:
TCACACCCGAAGACCTGAGAAAATGCGATGTTAAGGCCATAATCTCAAACTCACTTCACCTATTCCTCCGTCCGGGTCTGGATGTACTTGAGATGCATGGAGGCCTCCACAACTTTATGAGATACGATGGAATAATATTCACAGATAGCGGTGGATTCCAGATGATTCGCAAGGGATTCTTCCTAAAGGTTGAAGAGGACGGGATACTATTCAAATCCCCCTACGATGGCAGAAAGTACAAGTTCACTCCTGAGTTTAGCAAGGAAGTACAGAGGCGTATTGGCAGCGATGTGGCCATGATGCTTGACTACTGTGCCGAGTATCCTGTGGACTACGAAACTGCAAAGATGAGCGTTATGCTCACAACCAAATGGGCAAGGATGTTCCCCCTGGGAGACCGGAAACAGCTGAGTTTTGGAATTGTTCAGGGAAGCGTGTACGAGGACCTGCGAAGAAAAAGCGCTGAAGAACTAGCGAAGATTGAGTTTGATGGCTACGGAATTGGAGGACTCAGCATTGGGGAGCCAAGAGAGGTAATGCACAAAATGATTGAAATCACCAATTCAATCCTCCCAGGAGATAGGCCAAGATACCTTATGGGCGTAGGCTCACCGCTGGACATTGTGGAAGCAGTGATGGAAGGTGTGGACATATTTGATTCTGTTTTCCCAACGCGCAACGGGAGGCATGGAACGGCACTTACAAGCAAGGGTATGCTCAATCTTCGTAAATCAGATTTCAGAACAGATACCAGGCCCCTTGATGAAGGGTGTGAATGCTACACCTGCCAGAATTTCACAAGGGCATATCTCCATCACCTCCTGAGAGAAAAGGAAATCCTAGGTATGCACCTTTTATCACTGCACAATGTATGCTTTCTGCAGAGTTTCATGCACCGCATTCAGGAGGAAATTGAACAGGGAAATTTGGAAAATTTCAAAAGAGAGATACAAAGAAAGTTTCTGTGAGTTTACCTGTGCAGATGCAGCATGGCCGAGTTTTCAAAAAATGCATCACATTCTTTGCCGGGTACAAGGGCATCAATCCCCAGATACTCTATTTTTTTATCCTTGCATTCAAGAACCGAATCGTCCCTTTCAAGATTCAAATCAAAGTCCTTTTCTGAGATGGCTGCAATTTCCTCTGCTCCATCTATCCCTGCAAGCCTCAGAGCATCTTTGATTTGCCTTCTTCCAGTGAGAATCAGCATTATCTCAATGTGCATCTTGCTTGCAAT
This window harbors:
- the tgt gene encoding tRNA guanosine(34) transglycosylase Tgt; the encoded protein is MFKILSEDRGARIGILKTKHGEIRTPFFMPVATKATVKTLTPEDLRKCDVKAIISNSLHLFLRPGLDVLEMHGGLHNFMRYDGIIFTDSGGFQMIRKGFFLKVEEDGILFKSPYDGRKYKFTPEFSKEVQRRIGSDVAMMLDYCAEYPVDYETAKMSVMLTTKWARMFPLGDRKQLSFGIVQGSVYEDLRRKSAEELAKIEFDGYGIGGLSIGEPREVMHKMIEITNSILPGDRPRYLMGVGSPLDIVEAVMEGVDIFDSVFPTRNGRHGTALTSKGMLNLRKSDFRTDTRPLDEGCECYTCQNFTRAYLHHLLREKEILGMHLLSLHNVCFLQSFMHRIQEEIEQGNLENFKREIQRKFL
- the cgi121 gene encoding KEOPS complex subunit Cgi121 — its product is MIVKGYRGKISVDEAITLADRGIYVFNALAVGCSEHLIYAYRKAKGYFERGENIASKMHIEIMLILTGRRQIKDALRLAGIDGAEEIAAISEKDFDLNLERDDSVLECKDKKIEYLGIDALVPGKECDAFFENSAMLHLHR